The DNA segment TCGCTTCCGAAAATTCTGAGTTTGGCGCCCAAAGCGAAATTGATCTGTAACGCCAGGTGCAAGGAGGGGCTGCTCAAACATTATTTCGCCAACTGGGATTTTCAACTGGTGAAAACCGGGGATAAGCTAAGCCTGGGCAAGAGAACCCTGAGTTTTCTGGAAACTCCGATGCTTCACTGGCCTGACAGCATGTGGACCTACCTGATCGAGGATGAGATACTGCTGTGCAATGATGCACTTGGCCAGCATTATGCCTCCTCAGAAAGATTCGATGACGAGATCGAAGAGTGTATCATAATGCACGCGGCCGCCAAATATTATGCCAACATACTGATGCCCCTTGGCTCCATCGCGGTCAAGAAAATCGGGGAAACGCAAAATCTCGGGTGGAAAATAAAAATGGCAGCCCCGGCCCACGGTTTTATCTGGAAAAATCCGCAGAAGATAATCGATGCTTATCTTCATTGGGAAAAAGGAGAAGCAAAAGATCGAGTGGTGATTGCATTTGACTCGATGTATGGTGCCACGGAAAAGATGGCTCTAACAATTGCTGAAGGGATAAAAAAGGAGAATGTGGAAGTGGATATTTACAAGCTTCCCATCTCGGACAAACATGATGTGATCGCAGAGGTGCTGGAGGCTAAGGGGCTTTTGGTAGGTTCTTCTACCGTGAATAACGATTACCTGCCGGACATTCCTGCTTTCCTGGTCAACCTCAGAGGGTTAAAGCCAAAAAATAAAATCGGCGGTGCATTCGGCTCTTTCGGCTGGTCAGGTGGAGCGGTTAAAA comes from the Candidatus Zixiibacteriota bacterium genome and includes:
- a CDS encoding flavodoxin domain-containing protein, with product HTFSTHHGTTYNAYLILDEKVTLVDTVFPPFAEEMIERIKQIIDPQKIDYVIANHVEIDHSGSLPKILSLAPKAKLICNARCKEGLLKHYFANWDFQLVKTGDKLSLGKRTLSFLETPMLHWPDSMWTYLIEDEILLCNDALGQHYASSERFDDEIEECIIMHAAAKYYANILMPLGSIAVKKIGETQNLGWKIKMAAPAHGFIWKNPQKIIDAYLHWEKGEAKDRVVIAFDSMYGATEKMALTIAEGIKKENVEVDIYKLPISDKHDVIAEVLEAKGLLVGSSTVNNDYLPDIPAFLVNLRGLKPKNKIGGAFGSFGWSGGAVKNIETMLQEVKIEIFEPGISLKYWPDEEELNKCFEFGRRFAQRIKGAGGR